The Candidatus Epulonipiscium sp. genome includes a window with the following:
- a CDS encoding histidine kinase, translating to MSKHVHPSIDQDVIELALPLNPAYVSAARLTASSIANRMGFDIEAIEDIKAAVSEACTYLIKQNQLDKKRHNTFKIQFMLKDESLEIELTAKKDEDSIGYEEDGLGILMIEALMDYISLSNKTDPNVHILMIKRLK from the coding sequence ATGAGTAAGCATGTACACCCATCTATCGACCAAGATGTAATTGAATTAGCCCTTCCGTTAAATCCCGCTTATGTATCTGCTGCAAGATTAACCGCTTCCTCCATCGCCAATCGCATGGGTTTTGATATAGAAGCTATAGAAGATATCAAGGCTGCTGTTTCGGAAGCTTGTACATACCTTATTAAACAAAACCAGTTAGATAAAAAAAGACATAATACTTTTAAAATACAATTTATGTTAAAAGATGAAAGCCTAGAGATAGAATTAACTGCCAAAAAAGACGAAGATAGCATAGGATATGAAGAGGATGGATTAGGGATTTTGATGATAGAAGCCTTGATGGACTATATTTCCTTATCTAATAAAACTGACCCTAATGTACATATATTGATGATAAAAAGACTTAAGTAG
- a CDS encoding 50S ribosomal protein L9, which produces MKIILIQDVKKHGKKGDVINVSDGYAKNYLIPQGLGIEATKASINDLNLKNQAENKKKEEELNMASKLKDELTNKVVIIPVKAGEGGKLFGSVNSKEIALATKEQLKFKLDKKKIQLDEPIRTLGNHMVPIKLHPKVTAQLTVKVTEQ; this is translated from the coding sequence ATGAAGATTATACTAATTCAAGATGTTAAAAAACATGGTAAAAAAGGTGATGTTATAAATGTTAGTGATGGATATGCAAAAAACTATTTGATTCCTCAGGGTCTAGGAATAGAGGCGACAAAAGCCTCAATAAATGACCTAAATTTAAAAAATCAGGCAGAAAACAAGAAAAAGGAAGAAGAGTTAAATATGGCTTCCAAACTAAAGGATGAATTAACAAATAAGGTTGTTATAATCCCCGTAAAGGCGGGGGAAGGGGGTAAGCTTTTTGGTTCTGTAAATTCAAAGGAGATAGCATTAGCAACTAAGGAACAACTAAAATTTAAATTGGATAAGAAAAAGATACAACTCGATGAACCCATAAGGACCCTAGGAAATCATATGGTACCAATTAAGCTTCATCCAAAAGTAACCGCACAATTAACTGTAAAAGTAACAGAACAATAA
- a CDS encoding STAS domain-containing protein, with protein sequence MDFGFIHSLDTSRKLWNIKIQGEIDIYNSAQFKEKLYELLEKEKLDLHIDCEDLEYIDSTGLGSLVSVLKKVKQFDGNIHLSHLKPSVAKIFKITDLNKVFMIEGVIYE encoded by the coding sequence ATGGACTTTGGATTTATTCATTCACTTGACACTTCTAGAAAACTTTGGAACATTAAAATCCAAGGAGAAATAGACATCTATAATTCTGCACAATTTAAAGAAAAGTTATATGAATTACTTGAAAAAGAAAAACTAGACCTACATATTGATTGTGAAGACTTAGAGTATATTGATAGCACGGGTCTGGGTTCTTTAGTTTCTGTTCTTAAAAAAGTAAAACAATTCGACGGCAATATTCATTTATCCCATCTTAAACCTAGCGTAGCTAAAATATTCAAAATCACAGACTTAAATAAGGTTTTTATGATAGAGGGTGTTATTTATGAGTAA
- the dnaB gene encoding replicative DNA helicase translates to MEESKLQRIPPHNIEAEQSVIGSMIIDREAIASAAEILRGDDFYRPDHKIIFDACIELFNESAPVDLVTLKSRIEEKGLLEQIGGISYLTQLASSVPTSAHIRQYTKIVESRSILRRLIKASQDIMGLSYEAKEDVNNILNLAEQSIFHILQNKHTEDFAPMREVLLSAFDKIEDIYRNQGKVTGISTGFLDLDYKTAGLQPSDLVLVAARPSMGKTAFALNVAQYAAVRQKVPVAVFSLEMSKEQLVNRMLCAEAMVDAQKLRTGSLEQDDWIKIARTMGPLSEAPIYIDDTPGISVMEMRAKCRRLKLEKGLGLILVDYLQLMSGNTKSDSRQQEISEISRSLKALAREMEAPVVALSQLSRACEARADHRPMLSDLRESGAIEQDADVVMFLYRDEYYHPDTEKKNQAEVIIAKQRNGPTGTVDLIWLGQYTKFVNMQKS, encoded by the coding sequence ATGGAGGAATCAAAGCTGCAAAGAATCCCCCCCCATAATATAGAGGCAGAACAATCTGTAATAGGCTCTATGATAATTGATAGAGAAGCCATTGCTTCTGCAGCGGAAATATTAAGGGGAGATGATTTTTATAGACCGGATCATAAGATAATTTTTGATGCCTGTATTGAATTATTTAATGAAAGTGCTCCTGTTGATTTAGTTACCTTAAAAAGCCGTATCGAAGAAAAGGGATTACTAGAGCAAATAGGAGGCATCTCTTATCTTACACAACTAGCTTCTAGTGTTCCTACATCGGCCCATATAAGGCAGTATACTAAGATAGTTGAAAGCAGGTCAATTCTTAGAAGATTAATTAAAGCCAGTCAAGATATTATGGGTCTTAGTTATGAAGCTAAGGAAGATGTAAATAATATTCTAAATCTAGCGGAACAAAGTATTTTTCATATATTGCAAAATAAACATACAGAAGATTTTGCACCCATGAGGGAAGTGCTTTTATCGGCTTTCGATAAAATAGAAGATATATATAGAAATCAGGGAAAAGTAACAGGAATCTCCACAGGATTTTTAGATCTAGATTATAAAACTGCTGGACTTCAACCTTCGGATTTAGTATTGGTTGCTGCAAGACCCTCCATGGGTAAAACTGCATTTGCTCTTAATGTGGCACAATATGCTGCAGTAAGGCAAAAGGTTCCTGTGGCCGTATTTAGCCTTGAAATGTCAAAAGAACAGCTAGTTAACCGTATGCTATGTGCAGAAGCCATGGTAGATGCCCAAAAGCTAAGGACAGGCTCTCTAGAACAGGATGATTGGATTAAGATTGCAAGGACTATGGGTCCCCTTTCCGAGGCTCCGATATATATAGATGATACCCCTGGGATTTCAGTCATGGAAATGAGAGCAAAATGTAGAAGACTTAAATTAGAAAAAGGACTGGGGCTTATACTGGTTGACTATCTGCAGCTTATGAGTGGCAATACCAAATCGGATTCAAGGCAACAAGAAATATCGGAAATATCTAGGTCATTGAAGGCTCTAGCAAGAGAAATGGAAGCACCAGTTGTTGCTTTATCTCAGCTAAGCCGTGCCTGTGAAGCTAGAGCAGACCATAGGCCAATGCTCTCAGATCTAAGAGAATCCGGAGCCATAGAGCAGGACGCAGACGTTGTAATGTTCTTATATAGGGATGAATATTACCACCCCGATACGGAAAAAAAGAATCAAGCAGAAGTCATCATAGCAAAACAGAGAAACGGTCCAACAGGAACCGTAGATTTAATTTGGCTTGGACAATATACAAAGTTTGTAAACATGCAAAAATCCTAA
- a CDS encoding ATP-binding protein, translating into MKIKLYEKTFSSQLDLVKPLLREIMNYLSRSFPSLSPEDFFDCKLIYNELLVNAVIHGNENDKNKHVSVVIEILNKDSFSSIITDEGNGVDYESLINEISSSDRLFLERGRGIQLVKSLTNELYYDSSRNQIYFLKRMNQIGYNTSCR; encoded by the coding sequence ATGAAGATAAAGCTATACGAAAAAACTTTTTCAAGCCAATTGGACCTAGTTAAACCACTTTTAAGAGAAATTATGAACTATCTTTCCCGCTCTTTTCCTTCCTTATCACCAGAGGATTTCTTTGATTGTAAGTTAATCTACAATGAATTGTTAGTTAATGCTGTAATCCACGGGAATGAAAATGATAAGAATAAGCATGTATCGGTTGTGATTGAAATACTTAATAAAGATAGCTTTTCTTCCATCATTACCGACGAGGGAAATGGGGTTGATTATGAAAGCCTTATTAATGAGATATCTTCTTCCGATAGACTCTTCCTTGAAAGAGGAAGAGGCATCCAGTTAGTAAAATCTCTGACTAATGAACTATACTACGATTCCTCTAGAAACCAAATTTATTTTTTAAAAAGGATGAATCAAATTGGATACAATACTAGTTGTAGATGA
- a CDS encoding GAF domain-containing protein produces MLIELICRSVIIIVFFTVIWWIYKTNTRKQVEKLIESIEKVSKGEELDDVPSKTLKPIYDALESLGIHHKDQIRIKESIFKIVKTLSVNIQLEGLLEDLIPRIIEGTRSNWGAFYVVNSATNKLEIKSSLGFTKNVYKEFDISIGEGFMGQAAKDKKIQIIRDIPDDTIYIGKTFMGTIKPKAIMIVPICAQHELVGTLVLASVYDYGEEQIEVIRSVGYYLGMAIHNTMTYGRIEKTLKELQFQNQLIQNMNNELEEKIKEASELLNTIVNNIEDYAIVSMDNRGFITLINEQTSNLLGFTKDEMKGRYFPEYLENPEIIKEELKEIIRRGDYREGKLSIKDKENKYHHVMVKANMVTDIKGKVKEILLYIKPEI; encoded by the coding sequence GTGCTTATTGAATTAATTTGTAGAAGTGTCATTATTATTGTATTTTTTACAGTTATTTGGTGGATATATAAAACCAATACGAGAAAACAGGTGGAGAAATTAATAGAAAGCATCGAAAAAGTCTCTAAGGGGGAAGAACTAGATGATGTCCCTTCTAAAACCTTAAAGCCTATCTATGATGCCCTTGAATCTCTAGGTATCCATCACAAGGATCAAATTAGAATAAAAGAGAGCATATTTAAGATTGTAAAAACTCTATCGGTGAATATCCAATTGGAAGGATTATTAGAGGATCTTATACCCAGAATTATAGAAGGTACGAGAAGTAATTGGGGCGCTTTTTATGTAGTTAATTCTGCCACAAATAAATTAGAAATAAAGTCATCTCTAGGATTTACAAAAAATGTATATAAAGAATTCGATATATCAATAGGTGAAGGATTTATGGGGCAGGCAGCTAAAGATAAAAAGATACAAATCATCAGGGATATCCCTGATGATACCATATATATAGGTAAAACTTTTATGGGTACGATTAAGCCAAAAGCTATAATGATTGTTCCTATTTGTGCCCAACATGAATTAGTAGGAACATTAGTATTGGCCAGTGTTTATGATTACGGGGAGGAACAAATAGAAGTTATAAGATCGGTAGGATACTATCTTGGAATGGCAATTCATAACACAATGACTTATGGGAGAATCGAAAAAACCTTAAAGGAATTACAATTTCAAAACCAGCTTATACAAAATATGAACAATGAATTGGAGGAAAAGATAAAAGAAGCATCAGAGCTTTTAAATACCATCGTAAATAATATTGAGGATTATGCTATTGTGTCTATGGATAACAGAGGATTTATCACATTAATTAATGAACAGACCTCTAATCTTTTGGGATTTACTAAGGACGAAATGAAAGGAAGATATTTCCCTGAATATCTCGAAAATCCGGAAATAATAAAGGAAGAATTAAAAGAGATAATAAGAAGGGGCGACTATAGGGAAGGTAAACTCAGTATAAAAGATAAAGAAAATAAATACCATCATGTTATGGTCAAAGCTAATATGGTAACTGATATAAAAGGAAAGGTCAAAGAAATACTGTTATACATTAAGCCTGAAATATAA
- the pheA gene encoding prephenate dehydratase, with translation MIYIGYLGPKGTFTEQVALSYFKDKKDYKFIPFPTIQDLLLAADKQDITRGVVPIENSIEGAVNTTVDMLTFEVDLKIQAEMIIPIGHNLIGHKSFKLEDIKEVLSHPQAIAQCRNYLHGKIPGANVVFTSSTAEAVREVSSTVGPRVAIGTVLAANNYGLDILDSDIQDQKQNETRFVIIGKESMQRGKSCKTTLVFSTGNKPGELYRVLNIFSLWDINMTKILSRPSKNKLGEYVFFIEVEGHVEEEDLKDALIMIRKKTSFFKLLGSYEVFE, from the coding sequence ATGATATATATTGGTTATTTAGGACCTAAGGGAACGTTTACCGAACAAGTTGCCCTTTCCTATTTCAAAGATAAAAAAGACTACAAGTTCATACCTTTTCCAACTATACAGGATTTACTTCTGGCAGCAGATAAGCAGGATATAACCCGAGGGGTTGTTCCTATTGAAAACTCTATCGAGGGAGCCGTCAATACAACTGTTGATATGCTTACTTTTGAAGTGGATCTTAAAATCCAAGCAGAGATGATAATTCCCATAGGACACAATCTTATCGGGCATAAAAGTTTTAAATTAGAGGATATAAAAGAAGTTTTATCTCATCCACAGGCTATTGCACAATGTAGAAATTATCTTCATGGTAAGATTCCGGGAGCTAATGTTGTATTTACTTCATCTACCGCAGAAGCTGTAAGAGAAGTATCAAGCACTGTCGGACCTAGGGTGGCAATAGGAACTGTGCTAGCTGCTAATAATTATGGGCTTGATATTTTGGATTCTGATATTCAAGACCAAAAGCAAAATGAAACCAGATTTGTAATTATAGGAAAAGAAAGTATGCAAAGGGGAAAAAGCTGTAAGACAACCCTTGTATTTTCTACAGGAAATAAGCCGGGGGAGCTTTATAGGGTATTAAACATATTTTCACTATGGGATATAAATATGACCAAAATTTTATCTAGACCTTCCAAAAATAAATTAGGTGAATATGTATTTTTTATAGAGGTGGAGGGCCATGTTGAGGAAGAGGATTTAAAGGATGCACTTATAATGATACGAAAGAAAACATCATTTTTTAAGCTTTTGGGCTCTTATGAGGTTTTTGAATAA
- a CDS encoding DUF2232 domain-containing protein: protein MMRLNSKEILWLIAMGLFYIGIGVLSFWFSPIYLFTWILGVPFSLYVYKRGTNILSFSMPIVVLVVLTAIGMGKAAMMITLLLFIPSFICGICYNKQINLSKNIILSSVAYLFGWTGMLIAWNFIYKIGVIDRFYSFTNAVETYYLKELSNQYSLILKSIKEAGDIQNTALGQNPKKIMEMYPLYRLAFKQFIYLIQYLFPVIIFVFGLFASLIQILFTKLILKSLDWKAPSLKQILNIGFTPATVGVLGLTWLIRGDG, encoded by the coding sequence ATGATGAGGTTGAATTCAAAGGAAATCCTATGGCTCATAGCAATGGGATTGTTTTATATTGGTATAGGTGTCTTGAGTTTTTGGTTTTCTCCTATATATTTATTTACATGGATTTTGGGAGTACCTTTTAGTTTATATGTTTACAAAAGGGGAACGAATATCTTATCATTTTCAATGCCCATAGTGGTTTTAGTTGTTTTAACGGCCATTGGAATGGGTAAAGCGGCTATGATGATTACCCTTCTTCTTTTTATACCTTCTTTTATATGTGGTATTTGCTACAATAAGCAAATAAATCTTTCGAAAAATATAATCCTTTCTTCTGTGGCTTATTTATTTGGATGGACTGGAATGCTTATTGCGTGGAATTTTATATATAAGATAGGAGTAATTGATAGGTTTTACTCTTTTACAAATGCAGTTGAAACTTATTATTTGAAAGAATTATCCAATCAATATAGTTTAATATTAAAAAGTATAAAGGAAGCAGGGGATATACAAAATACGGCCTTAGGACAAAACCCCAAAAAAATCATGGAAATGTATCCTCTTTACAGGCTGGCTTTCAAACAGTTTATTTATTTGATTCAATACTTGTTTCCCGTGATAATTTTTGTTTTTGGATTATTTGCTTCTTTGATACAAATTCTCTTTACAAAGCTGATATTAAAATCCCTAGATTGGAAGGCACCTAGTTTAAAACAAATACTTAATATCGGATTTACCCCTGCAACAGTAGGAGTACTGGGATTAACTTGGTTAATTAGGGGGGATGGATAG
- a CDS encoding phosphoesterase translates to MKKINISLFLEKIFLKPQLYMAFTLILTIILSFYNPTMGFTFIGFCVVLGVFYNIYDKKSKKEIEHKERLEAGIKLAQKNSQDYLPLPFTIVDTHGWIQWYNDKFESIIEDKNLINKNINSIFMDINSEIFPREEEEVIKGISMDNQHYKAYIYQIYTENVEHRNLYGIYFVDNTEMCFLKQENQRKRVSIGLIFIDNYEEVMQSLEEIRKPLLIALIDRKLNTWAQNIEGIVKKVERDQYLIFFYSKYLDEFKKKRFEILDQVREINIGNELPVTLSIGIGVNGNSLLQSMEYAKAAIDLALGRGGDQAVIKDIDKYSFYGGKTKEVEKSTRVKARMKAYAFRELMEEVDEVIIMGHENPDIDSLGAAIGVYRGAKLLGKKAYIVLNEPTAAIKTVYDRLMKFEEYRKGLFLNNVEAIGRIGEKTLLVVVDVHRPSYTECPELLELSKKTVVFDHHRRSAEFIENAVLTYLEPFISSTCEMIAEILQYIVDKVKLKPIEADILLAGITIDTKNFVFKTGVRTFEAAAFLRRNGADSTRVRMLFQNDMESYKARATAVRDAQIYKENMAISIAPSNIDNGAVIAAQAADELLNISGIIASFVMCAEEDKIMISARALGDINVQLIMEKLGGGGHQTVAGAQLNETSIEEARERLKRAIDEYLEEGD, encoded by the coding sequence ATGAAAAAAATTAACATAAGCTTATTTCTTGAGAAGATTTTTTTGAAGCCTCAATTATATATGGCATTTACTCTGATACTTACAATAATTCTATCTTTTTATAATCCTACCATGGGATTTACTTTCATCGGATTTTGTGTTGTTCTGGGTGTGTTTTATAATATTTATGATAAAAAGTCAAAAAAAGAAATAGAACATAAAGAAAGATTAGAAGCGGGCATTAAGCTGGCTCAAAAAAATTCCCAAGATTATCTTCCTCTGCCTTTTACTATTGTTGATACTCATGGATGGATTCAATGGTACAATGATAAATTTGAAAGTATCATAGAAGATAAGAACTTAATTAATAAAAATATAAATAGTATTTTTATGGATATAAATTCTGAAATTTTTCCAAGAGAAGAGGAAGAAGTGATAAAAGGTATTTCAATGGATAACCAGCATTATAAGGCATATATTTATCAAATATATACGGAGAATGTAGAACATAGGAATTTATATGGGATATACTTTGTAGACAATACCGAAATGTGTTTTTTGAAGCAGGAAAATCAAAGGAAGAGGGTATCTATAGGGTTAATCTTTATTGATAATTATGAAGAAGTAATGCAAAGCCTAGAGGAAATAAGGAAACCTCTCTTAATTGCGCTAATTGATAGAAAGTTAAACACATGGGCACAAAATATAGAAGGTATCGTCAAGAAAGTTGAAAGAGACCAATATCTTATATTTTTTTATAGTAAGTACTTAGATGAATTTAAAAAGAAAAGGTTTGAAATATTAGATCAAGTCAGGGAAATTAATATAGGAAATGAACTTCCGGTTACTTTAAGCATAGGTATTGGAGTCAATGGAAATAGTCTACTTCAGTCTATGGAATATGCTAAAGCTGCAATTGATTTAGCCCTAGGTCGGGGAGGAGATCAGGCGGTTATCAAAGATATAGATAAGTATTCCTTCTACGGTGGAAAGACAAAAGAGGTAGAAAAAAGTACCCGAGTGAAGGCAAGAATGAAAGCATATGCTTTTAGGGAACTGATGGAGGAAGTTGATGAAGTTATTATAATGGGACACGAAAATCCAGATATAGACTCATTAGGAGCAGCTATAGGAGTTTACAGGGGGGCTAAACTATTAGGTAAAAAGGCATATATTGTGCTAAATGAGCCTACAGCAGCGATAAAAACGGTATATGATAGGTTAATGAAATTTGAAGAATACAGAAAGGGATTGTTTTTAAATAATGTAGAGGCCATAGGTCGTATAGGAGAAAAAACACTTTTGGTAGTTGTGGATGTCCATCGACCAAGCTATACAGAATGTCCAGAACTCCTAGAACTCAGCAAAAAAACAGTAGTGTTTGACCATCATAGAAGAAGTGCAGAGTTTATAGAAAACGCAGTATTAACCTATTTAGAACCTTTTATTTCTTCTACCTGTGAAATGATAGCAGAAATACTTCAATATATTGTTGATAAGGTAAAACTAAAGCCTATAGAGGCAGATATACTTTTAGCGGGGATTACCATTGATACAAAAAACTTTGTGTTTAAGACAGGAGTCAGAACCTTTGAAGCTGCCGCCTTTCTTAGGAGGAATGGCGCTGATAGCACAAGGGTTAGGATGCTTTTTCAAAATGATATGGAATCTTATAAAGCAAGAGCGACAGCTGTAAGGGATGCACAAATTTATAAGGAAAATATGGCAATATCTATAGCCCCATCAAATATCGATAACGGGGCAGTAATTGCAGCCCAAGCAGCTGATGAATTATTAAACATATCAGGAATTATTGCATCCTTTGTAATGTGCGCTGAGGAAGACAAAATAATGATTAGTGCTAGAGCCCTAGGGGATATAAATGTTCAATTAATCATGGAGAAATTAGGAGGCGGAGGCCATCAAACAGTAGCAGGGGCCCAGCTTAATGAAACCTCCATAGAAGAAGCACGGGAAAGACTAAAAAGAGCTATTGATGAGTATTTAGAGGAAGGAGATTAA
- a CDS encoding DUF58 domain-containing protein, with protein sequence MPKLVDVLDKEFLRQLETFSIRMETLLLNGYSGVRSSKARGMSLEFSDFRPYTLGDDIRRIDWNSYGRFDKLFLKLFMEEKQGTINIFLDSSTSMDSGKVNKLFYAKQLAAALSYIALKNTDIVNLFSCGKIINKEKRNIQTKNIYLDLVTFLDELPVDNGTKLVTSIMNIKNRPITKGISFIISDFFSEDGYEEAVKILQYKRQQVVLVHILSPEEINPNLRGNFRLIDKENRSSKSVEITEDKIKHYKRVLEDFKNKIQSFATQRGVGYVFLSTDMPILRGLKDCLEE encoded by the coding sequence ATGCCAAAATTAGTAGACGTCTTAGATAAAGAGTTTTTAAGACAATTGGAAACCTTTTCTATTAGGATGGAAACTCTTCTTTTAAACGGCTATAGTGGAGTTAGGAGCTCTAAAGCTCGGGGAATGTCATTAGAGTTTTCGGATTTTCGACCCTATACCTTAGGGGATGATATAAGAAGGATTGATTGGAATAGTTATGGGCGTTTTGATAAATTGTTTCTAAAGCTTTTTATGGAAGAAAAACAAGGGACTATTAATATTTTTCTAGACAGCAGTACTTCTATGGATAGCGGAAAAGTAAATAAACTTTTCTACGCAAAGCAGTTGGCTGCTGCCTTATCATATATTGCTTTAAAAAATACTGATATCGTCAACCTATTTAGTTGCGGGAAGATTATCAATAAGGAAAAAAGGAACATACAAACAAAAAACATATATTTGGATTTAGTAACATTTTTAGATGAGCTTCCCGTAGATAATGGCACAAAGTTAGTAACTTCTATAATGAATATTAAAAATAGGCCTATAACCAAGGGAATTTCCTTTATTATTTCTGATTTTTTCTCAGAAGATGGGTATGAGGAAGCAGTTAAAATCCTACAATATAAGAGGCAACAGGTGGTTTTGGTTCATATTTTATCTCCAGAAGAGATAAATCCAAATCTTAGGGGAAACTTCAGACTTATTGATAAAGAAAATAGGAGTTCTAAAAGTGTTGAGATAACAGAGGATAAAATCAAGCATTACAAAAGGGTATTAGAAGATTTTAAGAATAAAATACAATCCTTTGCCACTCAAAGGGGAGTAGGATATGTCTTTCTTTCAACAGACATGCCTATTCTCAGGGGGTTAAAAGATTGTTTAGAAGAATAA
- a CDS encoding SpoIIE family protein phosphatase → MDTILVVDDIEQNVELISRYLINSGYNVITANNGASAIKKAQMLHPDLIILDIMMPGISGYDVCKTLKNDEDTKYISILVVTALDSKETRVRALGVGADDFITKSFDKLTLLSKVKSLLRIKHLSDQLKKQYSELQEKNNITDYQLKMARQIQRALIQEANFSVNDVKFTSKYMPALDIGGDLYDIIKLDEDSVGVFIADVSGHGISAALLTSMIKMLFRSLIPSYPEPNNLLSQMNNEFSNVFINKINDVYASAFYAKIDTKAKKIYYSNAGQSLPLFVKSSTHTVEELAINGLPIGLMDDASYGLKSASFEEGDFILFYTDGLSDCLYKNSPEEFTQKLKELLLEYKEQPSEEIIDSILGQFYNSNKSSKYENDDVSIIICKI, encoded by the coding sequence TTGGATACAATACTAGTTGTAGATGATATAGAGCAAAATGTTGAATTAATAAGCCGTTATCTTATTAATTCGGGTTACAATGTGATTACTGCAAATAATGGAGCATCCGCAATAAAAAAAGCGCAGATGCTTCATCCTGATTTAATTATCTTAGATATCATGATGCCTGGAATAAGTGGGTATGATGTTTGTAAGACTCTTAAAAATGATGAGGATACTAAATATATATCTATCTTGGTTGTAACAGCCTTAGATTCAAAAGAGACTAGGGTAAGGGCTCTTGGGGTAGGGGCCGATGATTTTATAACCAAATCCTTTGATAAGTTAACCCTACTTTCTAAAGTTAAGTCCCTCTTAAGGATTAAACACTTAAGCGATCAACTAAAAAAGCAGTATTCAGAACTTCAAGAAAAAAATAATATTACGGATTATCAACTTAAAATGGCCCGTCAAATCCAAAGAGCCCTAATCCAAGAGGCGAATTTCTCAGTGAATGATGTAAAATTCACTAGTAAATATATGCCTGCTCTAGATATAGGGGGAGATTTATATGACATTATAAAACTAGATGAGGATTCCGTAGGAGTTTTTATTGCCGATGTTTCTGGCCATGGGATTTCAGCTGCCCTTCTTACTTCTATGATTAAAATGCTCTTTAGAAGTTTGATACCTTCCTACCCAGAACCTAATAATCTTTTATCTCAGATGAATAATGAATTTAGCAATGTATTTATTAATAAAATCAATGATGTATATGCTTCTGCGTTTTATGCAAAAATCGATACCAAAGCTAAAAAAATATATTATTCTAATGCAGGGCAGTCTCTTCCTTTATTTGTCAAATCATCTACCCATACCGTAGAGGAGCTGGCAATTAATGGGCTTCCCATTGGCCTTATGGATGATGCTTCCTATGGCTTAAAGTCCGCTTCCTTTGAAGAGGGAGATTTCATTTTATTTTATACCGATGGACTTTCCGATTGCCTTTATAAGAATTCTCCTGAAGAATTCACACAGAAACTAAAAGAACTTCTCCTAGAATACAAAGAACAGCCATCGGAAGAAATCATCGATTCCATATTAGGTCAATTTTATAATTCCAATAAATCCTCTAAGTACGAAAATGATGATGTAAGTATAATAATATGTAAAATATAA